In Cydia strobilella chromosome 8, ilCydStro3.1, whole genome shotgun sequence, one DNA window encodes the following:
- the LOC134743648 gene encoding toll-like receptor 13 produces MTLTPIKYLLFVFLSFWQVHNLASTCLEKCTCHNNLTLSLKCSYNVTLKENQNVYHVSVCCDNEEQTWRQEFTNKTLSEVMVRYCSACGSADLASPALDTYSLVITNNNLFKITINVNNRNLREINLSDNRLKLITKGLFNNFSSLQKLILSRNEIISIFPGSFNGLSKLELLDLSENNLTILANVFTSLKNLQHLNLSRNNIEFIHENYFNNWLLQHLDVSHNNLKKMEPGALQLLPNLARLLLTDNPHLGITQLDRQLLVGMGRRLQQIDASRTGLYQVPEAFTHSVRFLSLVGNQISSVRCGDLDSYPLLQSLDFSDNKIVSVEDDSLGRLEMLLLLNINKNILTTIPKSLPDELKYLSVNDNLVKNLSRHDFKNLPNLRILLLKNNQIRYIEDHVFDDLLSLEMLDLSNNPIQVLSSNTFDGPLSLRDLRLCYLNVSMPAQDGSFPVPAPESVQMLHLQASPGLARQLLADSAALAAFSHLQYLDLRMNNLSEIRNDLLFYLSQLKTLRLHGNSLNCSAKMWLKDWMNWNKSTSNGESCYYSTSEAKEDIIKYNCTFPETFTISESLPPVNLYSTEMINKLLRYYGYLNNKTEKSFDYSKRDKIKHNSVSYDYERKLNKTIAKYMKYANSSISSEKKGALKMKNTLKFQYYDYLNETMAIKSRESSKILEQNKLLHDQLNIDQRFLDTEPNLSPAWRDSKKGNEDDIPEIRQNNKSGKRLNTPVEAKELLQMNLVKNEFHPATLLNVSHNEIGLAIAGGNQTADANEKSQFSPYQSPHTNYAQYMGTVAVSVLIVMSLILWISFRLRYRRRRVPIVEVEAEDQIEVSNISGGVLW; encoded by the coding sequence ATGACTCTAActccaataaaatatttactttttgtatttttatcgttttGGCAAGTTCACAATCTAGCTTCGacatgtctagaaaaatgtacgTGCCATAACAATTTAACATTATCTCTAAAATGTTCCTACAACGTAACATTGAAAGAAAATCAGAACGTGTATCACGTGTCTGTGTGTTGCGACAACGAAGAGCAAACATGGAGGCAGGAGTTCACAAACAAAACGCTATCAGAAGTGATGGTCCGCTATTGCAGCGCGTGTGGCAGCGCCGACCTCGCATCGCCGGCCCTCGACACCTATTCGCTAGTCATCACAAACAACAACCTTTTCAAAATAACGATCAACGTCAACAACAGAAACTTACGAGAGATAAACTTATCTGATAATAGATTGAAATTGATTACAAAAGGCCTCTTTAATAATTTTTCGTCTCttcaaaaactaattttaagtagaaatgaaataattagcaTATTTCCGGGAAGTTTTAATGGACTATCAAAATTAGAATTGCTGGATTTATCTGAAAACAACCTAACGATCTTGGCGAACGTTTTTACGTCGCTTAAAAACCTTCAGCATCTAAATTTAAGTAGAAACAACATCGAGTTTATCCACGAGAACTACTTCAACAATTGGTTGTTGCAACACTTGGACGTGTCGCATAACAATCTGAAGAAGATGGAGCCTGGCGCGTTGCAGTTGTTGCCAAACCTCGCGCGGCTGCTGCTAACTGACAATCCTCATTTAGGAATCACGCAACTAGACCGGCAGCTGCTGGTCGGCATGGGACGCCGGCTGCAGCAGATCGATGCGTCGCGCACCGGCCTCTATCAGGTGCCCGAGGCCTTCACCCACTCTGTGCGCTTCCTGTCGCTCGTCGGCAACCAGATTTCATCCGTCAGGTGCGGCGATCTCGACAGCTACCCGTTATTGCAGTCTCTCGACTTCTCTGATAACAAAATTGTTTCGGTTGAGGATGACTCTTTGGGTAGATTAGAAATGCTCttattactaaatattaataagaacATTTTAACAACTATACCTAAATCTCTACCTGATGAGCTGAAATATTTATCCGTTAATGATAATCTTGTGAAGAACTTATCTCGACACGACTTCAAAAACTTACCCAATTTGCgaatattgttattaaaaaacaatCAAATACGATACATTGAAGACCATGTATTCGACGATTTATTGTCTCtcgaaatgctggatttgtcaAATAATCCGATACAAGTTCTATCGTCGAATACTTTTGACGGACCTCTGTCCCTTCGCGACTTAAGGCTGTGCTACCTGAACGTGTCGATGCCGGCGCAGGACGGCTCGTTCCCCGTGCCGGCCCCGGAGAGTGTACAGATGCTACACCTGCAGGCCAGCCCCGGCCTCGCGCGCCAGCTGCTCGCCGACTccgccgcgctggccgcctTCTCACATCTGCAATATCTCGACTTAAGAATGAATAATCTATCGGAAATAAGAAACGACTTGCTTTTCTATCTTAGTCAGTTAAAAACCTTGAGATTACACGGCAATAGCCTTAATTGTAGCGCTAAAATGTGGCTAAAAGACTGGATGAATTGGAATAAGTCCACATCAAACGGCGAAAGCTGTTATTACTCTACATCAGaagccaaagaggatataatcaaATACAACTGTACTTTTCCGGAAACGTTCACCATAAGCGAAAGCTTACCGCCGGTGAATTTATATAGCACAGAAATGATAAACAAATTGTTGAGGTACTATGGGTATCTCaataataaaacagaaaaaagttTCGATTATTCAAAACGTGACAAGATTAAACATAATTCTGTTAGTTACGACTACGAGAGGAAATTGAACAAAACCATtgcaaaatatatgaaatatgcTAATAGTTCCATCTCTAGTGAAAAGAAAGGTGCGCTTAAGAtgaaaaatacgttaaaattccaatattatGACTACTTGAACGAAACCATGGCCATCAAATCACGAGAGTCCTCAAAAATATTAGAGCAAAACAAACTTTTACACGATCAATTAAATATAGATCAAAGGTTTTTAGATACAGAGCCTAATTTATCTCCAGCATGGCGGGACTCGAAAAAAGGGAATGAAGATGACATTCCAGAAATTCGGCAAAATAATAAATCTGGTAAGCGCTTGAATACACCAGTGGAAGCTAAAGAACTTTTACAAATGAACTTAGTGAAAAATGAATTTCACCCGGCGACCCTTTTAAATGTGTCTCATAATGAAATAGGCCTCGCCATCGCAGGCGGCAATCAGACTGCGGATGCGAACGAAAAATCTCAGTTTTCGCCGTATCAGTCGCCTCACACAAACTATGCGCAATACATGGGCACAGTCGCCGTGTCCGTACTGATAGTTATGTCTTTGATCCTTTGGATCAGTTTTCGCCTGAGATATAGGAGAAGGCGGGTGCCAATCGTGGAGGTGGAGGCTGAGGACCAAATAGAGGTGTCAAATATATCCGGCGGAGTGCTGTGGTGA